The following DNA comes from Clostridia bacterium.
ACTGCGATCGCGCAGAGGGCGTTGTAGGCGTTGAACAGCCCGCGCACCGGGAGGTCGAACGACGCGGCGCCCGCGCGCCCCTCCACCACGTGGAGGGACTTGCCGTCGTAGTGGCCGGTGAAATCGAGCGGCGGCCGCGCGAAGTTGCAGTGGCCGCACCAATAGAGGCCGAGCTGGCCATAGAAGTAGCCGTCGTACCGGAGGCGGTGGCCGCAGCGCAGGCAGGACTCGCCGTCCCTCGTCTGCTCCCGATCCGGCGGGCGCGCGGACTGGCGGGACATCCCGTAGTAGACGGTCGGGCGGCCGCAGCGCAGGCCGATGTAGCGGGCGAGAGGATCGTCCGCGTTGAGGACGGCCGTGGCCCGCGTGCGGCGGATGCCGTCGACGATCAGCTGCAGCGCGGTGTCGATCTCCCCGTACCGGTCCAGCTGGTCGCGGAACACGTTCGTCACGGCCACGTAGTCGATCGGCAGGTCGCGCGCGACGAGGGGCAACGTGGCCTCGTCCACCTCGAACACGGCGCGGTCCATCCGCAGGCGGCCGCGCCAGTCCGCGGCGGAGATCAGCGCGTTCATCAGGCCCTGGCGCAGGTTCGCGCCGGAGGCGTTGTTGACGCACGGCCCCCTCGAGCGGAAGATCGTGGCCAGCATCACGGACGTCGTCGTCTTGCCGTTCGTGCCCGTCACGACGACGCACGATCGGAGCTGCCGGCCCAGGCGCCGCATGAGCCGAGGGGACACCCGGAGCGCCAGGTGACCGGGAAAGCTCGTCGCCCGCCGGCCGAGAAGGCGAAGCACCATGCGGCTGCCCTTGCCGACCCAGACCCCGATCGTGGCCGTCAACTCCTCGCCATCGCGTCCCTGAGATTGACTCTACGATGGTCCGGGTGCGGCCATGATCGCCCGGGTCCGCCGGCCGCCTCAGAGGCCGCGCACCATGCCGCCGTCGACGAGCAGCGTCTGTCCGGTGACGTAGGTGTTCTCCGGCCCCATCAGGAACGCCGCGACCCGCGCCAGCTCCCGCGGATCGCCGTAGCGGCCGAGCGGAATGCGCGCCTCGGTCTCCGCGCGCGCGGCCTCCACGGAGATCCCCCGCCGCGCGGCGACGTCGCGGTCCACCTCCACGACCCGTTCCGTCATGAAGCGTCCCGGCGCCACGCCGTTGACGAGGATGTGCCGGGGCCCCAGCTCCCTCGCCAGCGTCTTGATCAGCGCCGCGATGGCCGGGCGGTAGGTGTTGGACATCGTGAGGTTGTCGATGCCCTCCTTCACGGACGACGACAGGATGGCGACGATGTGCGCCGGGCGGTCCGGAGCGGCCCGCAGGACGGGGACGGCCGCCCTCACGGTGCGGATGAACGAGAGCAGCGTCGCGTCCAGCCCGGCGAGCCAGTCCTCGTCCGTGAGAGAGAGGAAGCTCCCGAGCTTCGGCCCGCCGGTGTTGAAGAGCACGTCGTCGACGGCCCCGAAGCGCTCCACCGTGGCGGCGACGGCCGCTTCCACGTCCTCGCGCCGCGTCATGTCCGCGGTGACGGCCATCGCTCGCCCGCCCGAGGCTTCGATGGCCGCGACGACCTCCCTCAGCTTCTCCGCATTGCGGCTGGCCACGACCACGTCGGCTCCGCGCGCGCCGAGCTCCTCGGCGATGGCGCGTCCCAATCCGGAGCTGGCGCCGGTGACGAGCGCCACGCGGCCCGCATGCGTCTTCGCCGGCTGCATCACGACTGGCACGACATCCGCCTCCCTGCAGTGGCGGACCCGCTGCGGGGTCCGGTCTCCCCCCCATCATGCCACGGCCTCTCCGCCCCGCGGCAGGAATCCGCACGTCCAGAGCGAATCGCCGCGGAAATCCCCGCAGGGCCGTTTCCACCGCCTGGCAAGCGCGGCGCCATTCCGTGCACGCAGAAAGGAGTTGCTCCAGTTGACCCAGTTCAACCAGAACTACTTCAACACCGACGCGGACGCGCAGGACCGGGGACGAAAGGGCAGGTTCTTCCACCTCGACGAGGTCACCGGCTTCGCCGCCGCCCAGGGGCTCGTCCTCAAGCCCGTCTGGGGGGAGAACCTCATGCTGAGCTTCGTCTACATGGAGCCGAACACCGTGGCGCCGGAGCACGCCCACCCGGAGGAGCAGATGGGCCTCGTGATCGACGGGGAGTACGAGTTCGAGATCAACGGCGAGAAGAAGATGTGTCGCCGGGGCGACGTCTACTGGATCCCGCCGAACGTGCCGCACTCGGCCCGCACGTATGAGAAGGGGTGCTTCGCGCTGGACGTGTTCAACCCGCCGCGCCAGGCCTTCAAGGCGCTGCAGGAAGCCGCGGAGCGGCAGAAGCGGGAGGAGGGTCGCGCGTGATCCGCCGCCTGCGCATGCTCAAAGCCGGGGAATGCGTCGTCGACGCGTCCGTGCTCATGCCGCGACGCCCGCGCGGCCAGATGATCCGCCTGCCGATCTGGACGTACCTCGTGGAGGCCTCCGACGCGCGGTTCCTCGTCGATACCGGCATGCCGCGCTCGTGCGTGGGCAACCCGGACTACTTCAAGGGGACCGAGGACGAGGGCCTGATCCTCCCGGACATGAAGGAGGGCGACCACGTCACGGCGGTCCTGGAGCGCCTGGGCCTCCAGCCCCGGGAACTCGACGCGGTCGTGGCCACGCACCTGCACTTCGATCATGCGGGCGGCCTCGCGGCGTTCGCCGGCGTGCCGGTGCTCATCCAGCAGGAGGAGTACGATCTGGCCCGGAGCGGGGAGGTCCTGCCGGAATGCTTCCCGGAGGGGCCGCTGTACCGCCCGTATGCCGGCGACCGCGAGCTGGCCCCCGGGCTGCGGCTTCTGCACACGCCGGGACACACGCCGGGGCACACCTCGGTGCTCGTCGAGCTCCCGGGCGAGCCGCCGGTGTTGCTGACCGTCGACGCCGTCTACACCCGCGAGAACTGGGAGGGCGAGCCCGGCGCGTTCTCCGAGCCGGAGCGCGCCGAGCGGAGCGTGGCGCGCCTGCGTGAGATCGCACGGGAGACGGGCGCGCGCGTGTTTTTCGGGCACGACGTCGAGCAGGCCGCGGAAGCGGAGTGGCAGAAGTACCTGGCGTGAGCGGAGGCCGCCGCAGGCGGCGGGCCGCCCGGAGTGACGGGCCGGGCGCCCGCCGGCGGTCTCTCAGAGGGGGCGAAGCTGGTGGACAACGCGCAGCTTGCCGAGGCGATCGAACGCTACGTGAGACCCGACACCTTTCCCGTGGCGGCCCGCATCTGGCCGCAGGACGCGCCGCTCCCGGAGAAGGCGCGCCGGCCGAAGGAGGACCTGGGCGCGCGGATCACGATCTGCCAGGGCGTGAGCATCGCCCGCCGGTACGGGTGGACGCTCGCCATCGACACGGCCGACCTCTCATGCCCCATCGCCCAAGTGGCCTTCGGATTCAAGCCCGCGCTCGACTTCTATACCCAGGGCGGGCTCGCGCACGGCATGTACACGGAGACGGCGGAGGCGGGCGCGCGGACCGAGGCGGCCGTTCCGAAGCTCCCGCCGGAGGAGCGGGGCGTGGTCGTCGTCGGTCCGCTGGCGCGGGCCGCCTTCACGCCGGACGCGGTCGTCGTCTACGGGAACTCGGCGCAGGTGATGGTGCTCGTGGCGGCCGCCCTCTGGAAGCGCGGCGGCGAACTGGTCTCGCGCTTCTCGGCGCGCGCCGACTGCGCGGACCTGCTCATCCGCGCCGTCAGGGAGCGGGAGCCGCAGGTGATCCTGCCCTGCTACGGCGACCGCGTCTTCGGCCAGACGCAGGACCACGAGATGGCGTTCAGCTTCCCGTTCGACCGCGCGGAGGAGATCGTGGCCGGCCTGCAGGGGACGCACAAGGGTGGCGTCCGCTATCCCATCCCGCACTTCCTGCGGTATGAGGCGCACTTCCCGGAAACGTACCAGAAGCTCAGCCGGATGTGGGACGAAGGCTGACCGGGGCGGTCATCGGGCGATGCGCAGAGCAGGCCGGTGGCCCGGGCGGAGCGGCGCTCAGGCGCCGCTCCGCTCCGCCTCCCGGGGCAGGATCAGGTTCAGCAGGATGCCCGCGATGGTCGCCAGCGGCATTCCGTCGAGCGCGAACGACCCGAAGTTGACATGGGCCCCACCGACGCCCAGCACCAGCACCGCGCTGACGATCAGGAGGTTGCGCTGGCTCGCGAGGTTCACGCGGTGCTCCACGAAGAGGCGCATGCCCGCGGCCGCGATCACGCCGAACAGCGCGATCGACACGCCGCCCATCACGGCCGTCGGGATGCTGTGGATCAGTGCGCCGAGCTTCGCGATGAAGGACAGCAGGATGGCGATGACCGCCGCCACGCCGAGCACCCGCACCGAGTACACCCGGGTGATGGCCATCACGCCGATGTTCTCGCCGTACGTCGTCGCGGGCGGGCCGCCGACGAGCGCCGCGACGGTCGAGGCAAGGCCGTCGCCGAGGAGCGAGCGGTGCAGGCCGGGATCCTTCGCGAAGGGCCGGCCGACGATCTCCGCGGTGACGAGCAGGTGGCCGATGTGCTCCGTCACGAGGACGATGGCGATCGGCGCGATCAGCAACACGGCCGGCAGCGTGTGGGCGTCGAAGGTGGGCGGCACGAAATGCGGCAGCGCGAACCACGGAGCCGCCGCCACCGCTTTCCAGTCGACGAGGCCCACAAGAAGGGCGATCACGTACCCGCCGGCGATGCCGATGAGCACCGGCACCACCCGGGCGAAGCCGCGAAGGGCCGTGCCGGCGATCATGATGATGAGCAGCGTCGCGAGCGCCACGAGGCTCTCGCGGCTGAGCGGGTTCACGCCGTTCGCGCCGGGCAGGAGCTTGGCCATGCCGAGCGCCGTCTGGGCGAGGCCGAGCCCGATCACGATCACGACGGCTCCGACGACGGGAGGCGGCAGCAGCCGGTCCACCCAGCCGGTGCCCGTGCGCCCGATGACCAGCGCGATGAGCACGTAGGCGATCCCCAGCCCGAGCGCGCCGGCGACGGCCGCGCCCGGTCCCCAGGACTTCGACGCCGTGATCATCGCGCCGATGATGGCGAAGCTGGATCCCAGGTACGCGGGGATCTTGCCGCCGGTGACAAGGATGTAGATCAGCGTGCCGACCCCGCCGGTGAAGAGCGCAACGGAAGGATCGAAGCCCGTGAGGTACGGCACGAGCACCGTGGCGCCGAACATGGCGAACAGGTGCTGAAGCGACAGGGCCAGCCCCGAGACTCCCGGGACGGTTTCTTCCGGAAGCACGGGCAACGAAAAGGAGGCCTTGCGGCCTCCCTTGATTTCGCGCGTGGCGGACGATGTCGCGGTCGACATGATTCCGTTCAACCCCCAATCGCGCCCTCGCTGGGACGCGTTAATTGGTACCTCGTCCACCATGACACAACCGTCGCGCGCAAGCAAGATTCGACGAAAAACGGCGCGCCCGCCGGCGCCTACGCCAGCCGCCGCACGATCTCGCGCAGCAGGGCGCGGAACGACCCACCCACGCGCTCCGCCACAGCGAGCACCTCTTCGTGCGTCAGCGGCGGCTCGCCCTTCTGGCGCACCTCGTCCGTGAGGCAACTGATGGCCAGCGTTCGCATGCCGCAGTGCACGGCGGCGAGAATCTCCGGCACCGTCGACATGCCGATGGCGTCGGCCCCGGCCATGCGCAGGAAGCGGCAGAACGCCGCCGTTTCATAGAACGGCCCGCGGATCCACGCGTACACGCCTTCCCGCAGCGGCACCCCGACGGCCGCGGCCGCTGCCCGCGCCACCGCCTGAAGCTCCGGCGTGTAGGCGAGGTCGGAGGCCGGGAAGCGCGGTCCGAGCTCGTCGTCGTTGGGGCCGACGAGCGGGTTGTCGAACACGAAGTTCAAGTGGTCGGTGATCAGCATGAGGTCGCCGGCGTGATAGTCCGGATTGAGGCTGCCCGCCGCGTT
Coding sequences within:
- a CDS encoding DUF1727 domain-containing protein, giving the protein MVLRLLGRRATSFPGHLALRVSPRLMRRLGRQLRSCVVVTGTNGKTTTSVMLATIFRSRGPCVNNASGANLRQGLMNALISAADWRGRLRMDRAVFEVDEATLPLVARDLPIDYVAVTNVFRDQLDRYGEIDTALQLIVDGIRRTRATAVLNADDPLARYIGLRCGRPTVYYGMSRQSARPPDREQTRDGESCLRCGHRLRYDGYFYGQLGLYWCGHCNFARPPLDFTGHYDGKSLHVVEGRAGAASFDLPVRGLFNAYNALCAIAVARLNGFRTEEITAALRRYRGPIGRMQVFPTEPVAILSLIKNPTGCDSILQAICREPGPKVLCVAINDRAADGRDVSWLWDADWELVPERGGVLRCVTTGTRAEDMAVRLKYAGYPTRQIETTPDLEEGIRRALRAARTLGSLPVYVLTTYTALYGAARVLEQLSERESRSPDHP
- a CDS encoding SDR family oxidoreductase, translating into MQPAKTHAGRVALVTGASSGLGRAIAEELGARGADVVVASRNAEKLREVVAAIEASGGRAMAVTADMTRREDVEAAVAATVERFGAVDDVLFNTGGPKLGSFLSLTDEDWLAGLDATLLSFIRTVRAAVPVLRAAPDRPAHIVAILSSSVKEGIDNLTMSNTYRPAIAALIKTLARELGPRHILVNGVAPGRFMTERVVEVDRDVAARRGISVEAARAETEARIPLGRYGDPRELARVAAFLMGPENTYVTGQTLLVDGGMVRGL
- a CDS encoding cupin domain-containing protein — encoded protein: MTQFNQNYFNTDADAQDRGRKGRFFHLDEVTGFAAAQGLVLKPVWGENLMLSFVYMEPNTVAPEHAHPEEQMGLVIDGEYEFEINGEKKMCRRGDVYWIPPNVPHSARTYEKGCFALDVFNPPRQAFKALQEAAERQKREEGRA
- a CDS encoding N-acyl homoserine lactonase family protein; protein product: MIRRLRMLKAGECVVDASVLMPRRPRGQMIRLPIWTYLVEASDARFLVDTGMPRSCVGNPDYFKGTEDEGLILPDMKEGDHVTAVLERLGLQPRELDAVVATHLHFDHAGGLAAFAGVPVLIQQEEYDLARSGEVLPECFPEGPLYRPYAGDRELAPGLRLLHTPGHTPGHTSVLVELPGEPPVLLTVDAVYTRENWEGEPGAFSEPERAERSVARLREIARETGARVFFGHDVEQAAEAEWQKYLA
- a CDS encoding DUF169 domain-containing protein, with the protein product MDNAQLAEAIERYVRPDTFPVAARIWPQDAPLPEKARRPKEDLGARITICQGVSIARRYGWTLAIDTADLSCPIAQVAFGFKPALDFYTQGGLAHGMYTETAEAGARTEAAVPKLPPEERGVVVVGPLARAAFTPDAVVVYGNSAQVMVLVAAALWKRGGELVSRFSARADCADLLIRAVREREPQVILPCYGDRVFGQTQDHEMAFSFPFDRAEEIVAGLQGTHKGGVRYPIPHFLRYEAHFPETYQKLSRMWDEG
- a CDS encoding uracil permease — translated: MSTATSSATREIKGGRKASFSLPVLPEETVPGVSGLALSLQHLFAMFGATVLVPYLTGFDPSVALFTGGVGTLIYILVTGGKIPAYLGSSFAIIGAMITASKSWGPGAAVAGALGLGIAYVLIALVIGRTGTGWVDRLLPPPVVGAVVIVIGLGLAQTALGMAKLLPGANGVNPLSRESLVALATLLIIMIAGTALRGFARVVPVLIGIAGGYVIALLVGLVDWKAVAAAPWFALPHFVPPTFDAHTLPAVLLIAPIAIVLVTEHIGHLLVTAEIVGRPFAKDPGLHRSLLGDGLASTVAALVGGPPATTYGENIGVMAITRVYSVRVLGVAAVIAILLSFIAKLGALIHSIPTAVMGGVSIALFGVIAAAGMRLFVEHRVNLASQRNLLIVSAVLVLGVGGAHVNFGSFALDGMPLATIAGILLNLILPREAERSGA
- a CDS encoding purine-nucleoside phosphorylase; this translates as MDKPQGIPPSWRKEAAAAVRARTGLRPKVAVILGSGLGPLADEIEDATAIPYGEIPHFPVSTVPGHAGRLILGRIEGVPVLAMQGRVHAYEGYPLSALAFPVWVMKELGVETLIASNAAGSLNPDYHAGDLMLITDHLNFVFDNPLVGPNDDELGPRFPASDLAYTPELQAVARAAAAAVGVPLREGVYAWIRGPFYETAAFCRFLRMAGADAIGMSTVPEILAAVHCGMRTLAISCLTDEVRQKGEPPLTHEEVLAVAERVGGSFRALLREIVRRLA